The genomic region TTTCTAAAATTGAGGAGGTGCTTGCATAATGGAAGCACGCGATGTTATTTTACGCCCAGTAGTTACTGAAAGCTCAATGGCTGCAATGGACGACAAGAAATACACATTTGATGTTGATGTTCGTGCCAACAAAACACAAGTGCGTTACGCAATCGAAGAAATCTTTGGTGTCAACGTTAAAAACGTTAATATCATGAACGTTCGTGGCAAGTTAAAACGCCAAGGTCGCTATGCGGGTTACACTAAGAAACGCCGTAAAGCAATCGTGACATTAACAGCTGACTCAAAAGAAATCAAGATTTTTGAAGATTAATTAACATTAAATAGAATAAATTATAGGAGGGCATACACGTGGGAATTATTAAGTACAAACCAACCACAAATGGTCGTCGTAACATGACCAGCTCAGATTTTGCTGAGATCACAAAGACAACCCCTGAAAAGACGTTGTTGGAATCCCAAAGCCATACTGCTGGTCGTAATGCACATGGTCATATCACTGTTCGTCATCGTGGCGGCG from Latilactobacillus sakei subsp. sakei DSM 20017 = JCM 1157 harbors:
- the rplW gene encoding 50S ribosomal protein L23 codes for the protein MEARDVILRPVVTESSMAAMDDKKYTFDVDVRANKTQVRYAIEEIFGVNVKNVNIMNVRGKLKRQGRYAGYTKKRRKAIVTLTADSKEIKIFED